A window of Sedimentibacter sp. MB31-C6 genomic DNA:
ATCAGTAAATAATACTAATGCTCTTTTTGCATCTGGGTTATTTAAGTTTGATTTATCTAGTAAATTTTTAGCTTTTTTGAAAGCTTCACCAGTATTAGTATCGCCTCTAGCGCCCATATCATCAACTGCATCATATAAAGTACCTTCATCACTACTGAACTCAGTAATAGTATAACCATTGCTACCATCAGAAAATGTTAAAATAGCTATACGGTTATCCAAATTGTTATCTAAAATTTTACTTATAAAATTTTTAGCAGCTGTTTTCAAAGTACCTAGACGATTACTTCCACTCATACTTCCAGATCTATCTAGCATTAAGACAACATCTAAAGGCGTTGGTTCTACAATAGTGTCCGTTCCTTTTATATCAAACTGAATCCAAAAATCATTATCTAAGGTATCTTCCATTTTGTATGCTGTCTTATCAACAAAAACACTTCCTCCTACATCAATTGGATTATTATTACTTACTGCCAATGCCACACTACTCGGTATAATTGACATCACCATCATCAAGGCTATTACAAAACATATGACTTTTTGGTAAATTTTTGTTTTATTCATATGGTTTCCTCCTTTCTCTAAAATTTTTGTATCATTTTTATGTGTTTTCTTTTGTTTTATCAAATTATTAACTATCATAAAAATGTAATACACCCCCTTTCTTTTGCCGTTAATTAATTTTTAATTTATATAGAACAACTATCTGTGTTTAGGATTGGATAGTTGGAGCTATTAGGGTAAGTCTTTGTGGTCACGGTACGCATGCAATGCGTCCCCTACATGTGGTCGTCCTAATTCGCATGCAATGCGTCCCCTACATGTTGTGGCGTATAATGTCGTTAGTCGGATTTTTGGAATAAAAAAGCTGCAAAAATATTTTTTATTTTTGCAGCCGAACTGTCATAGTATTTTGGATACTTTAGACTTCATAGCTTTGCGTCCCTAGTTTTCACTAGGTTTGCCAGTATTTACTTATATTATTATATAACTATTATATTTTATGCAATAAATTCCTTTTCTTCCATTAATTTAATAAATATTCGCGCAATTGTTGGGTCAAATTGAGTTCCTGATTTATCTGCTATTTCTTTTAAAGCTTCTAAATTAGTCATTCTGTTTTTATATGGTCTATCGTTTACCATAGCATCATAGGCGTCTGCAATTGCAAAGATTCTAACTACTAGTGGAATTTCTTCTTTTTTGAGAAGCCCAGGGTACCCCTTTCCATCCCATCTTTCGTGATGAATTAAAATAAGTTCATCTATTACCAAAGGCTCTCTAAATTCTTTAACAATATAATAACCAATTTCACTGTGACGTTTAATGTCTTTCCACTCATCTAAATTCAAAGTACCTTCTTTTTGCAATATATGTTTTGGTATCCCAATTTTACCAATATCATGAAAGTCACATAACATTTGCAATTCTTCTTTATCTTCTTCAGAAAGATTTAATTCATTAGCCATCATTAAGCTATATTCTTTAAGTCTTTTATAATGAGCTTTAGTTTCAAAAGTAATTTTTTCTAAATTATTTTTAAGAAAGTTTATTAATGCTAGTTTTGATTCTTTACTTTCCTTAAGTTTATTGAAATACATTCTTTCTTCAGCTAATTTAACTTTATCCTGAATGTCTTCTAACTCTGAAGTTTTAGTTGCAACTCCAAAACTAATACTTATTTTAATGAAATCCAGAGGATTTTTTTCACAGTCAGTTTTTATTCTATCAATAATTGAAAGGGCAATTGATTCTGATGTTTTTGGCAAAATAATTAAATATTCATCTCCACCAACTCTACTGATTATATCTTCTTTTCTAAAAGAATTT
This region includes:
- a CDS encoding HD-GYP domain-containing protein — its product is MEYPSVNDFYLKLKAIYNNEGNIIDYVLIYLSGNFQKATNMIAKSIIGERISNIVVNNVNKLGFKELYFNMIPKTNSKFEMFIEGLDRWYLISIFSEDEEIMIIFYNDITKIKKGIVNKIIKEKNQSNIYEYQDIERIYYRDKLTGLYNKAFYEEELSRLDTNRQLPLSIIMGDINGLKLINDAFGHFMGDKALTKAAEIMRNSFRKEDIISRVGGDEYLIILPKTSESIALSIIDRIKTDCEKNPLDFIKISISFGVATKTSELEDIQDKVKLAEERMYFNKLKESKESKLALINFLKNNLEKITFETKAHYKRLKEYSLMMANELNLSEEDKEELQMLCDFHDIGKIGIPKHILQKEGTLNLDEWKDIKRHSEIGYYIVKEFREPLVIDELILIHHERWDGKGYPGLLKKEEIPLVVRIFAIADAYDAMVNDRPYKNRMTNLEALKEIADKSGTQFDPTIARIFIKLMEEKEFIA